GAATTTGAGGTCCCAGATACAGCCATGATCACAAGCAATCCCATAGACAAAGTGGGCCCTGTTGCCAGGACTGGAGAGAGAAAGCACGTGGAGACAGTAGATAGGAAGGAGGGGCCTAAGGCTGCCAGAGCTGTTTGAGCCCAATTCAAGCCCTCCCTccatccttctctctccctcacaTACCCACCCATGGCAGTGTCCCAGCCCCACCTCACCAGCTTTCTTGCTGCAAAGTCCCAAGGCCCCAGAGCTGCAGCAACCCAGGGCCTGAATGAAGCTGACTCAGTGGGTGTGTCTCATTCATATCAGGGCTTGAGAAAAGGGCAACATATTGCGAAGCTGCTGACCCCTCTGGCACTGGGCACCAGTCCAGAGCCCAAAGTGGTCCCCCTGTGAAGAAGGACACATCCCACCGCTCTGGATGTGCTGTGATTGAGCTAAATCTAGAGAAAAGTCAAAGAGAGAATGGagaaaaaagttaataaaaggTAATGACAACAGAATGGGAGCTCTACCTGGAGTATGACCTGGCTTAAGCAAGGTCCTGAAAATCAAGAAATCTACAGGTAAGCACAGTACTTAGCTACCACTTGTacctccctcctttctttcccaaactctttttttttttttttttaaagagagagagagagagaaagagagatgagagagaatttttcaatatttattttgtaattttcggcggacacaacatctttgtttgtatgtggtgctgaggatcgaacccgggccgcatgcatgccaggcgagcatgctaccgcttgaaccacatctccagccctttcccAAACTCTTTATAGATCTAGCTCATCTTCAAAGATGAGAGGCTGTTGATTCTGTTTACTGCAATGTTCTGTCAAAGACTGAATACTTGTGACCTTGTAAGCTGGCTTGACTCTGAGTCTCCTTAGCTTCTCTCAGTCTGGCTGGCAGCACTGAGCACTAGAAATTAGACAAGATTGACCAGCTCCAGCCAGAACCTCTATTCTCGGGACCAAGTAGACCAACTTCAGGGAAAGGGAAGGGCTAATGTGTCATCCCTTTCAAAAATTCATCTTCCCTGTTTCCCAAGAATCAGAAAAAAGGTTGAGCTGCAATCATCACCTGTTTATTCGGTACAGTGTGCCATCCTCAGGAAGCCCTTCACGTTGTACAGAAAATAGCGGAGACTTCTCCTCCTGGGGCAAGTAGGGAGCTGCCTCACTGGGGCAAGACAAAGAAGAGAGCCTGAATTTGGATGAGTTTCACCCATCCCAGGATTCCCACCATAAACCTAGAATCCTCACTCTTCTGTCTCCAGTCATGTCACTCCTCCTAGGCTTCAGAAATGTCACTTCAACTTACAGTTCAGATAACAAGTGCCACTTCCAGGCTAGAGGAATCCATTCAGCAAACTCCCAGAATGAATGTTTCTGTTCTCGGCTGGTGAGAGAGAGAAGTATCAGTGGAGGAAGAGAGAGATTCTCTAGCAGCAACTCTAACACAACTTTCTTAGGATCAGAAATGATCTGTTGTCTGTACTGTCCAATATGCTAGCTGCTAGGGGCAAGTGGCTACTGGGTCCTTGAAATGTGTCCGGTGCAACTAAGAATTGTAACTTTCcaattcattttgtttatttatttttttgaggtgctggggatctaacccagggcttcatgcatgctaaacaagtattctaccactgaactacacttcTGGCCCCTCATTTCATTTTAATTGAAGAGCTCTAGAGCTCTTGCCTTTGTAGTGGTGCTTTTTGGTAATGAATATCATCACCATGCTCTGCCCATTAATGTTTCTATCTTTTTAGATCATCTTTGCATTCCTCTGTCACCCCTCCCCCCACAGCCTCTGTCCCCAAGTCTCACAGGTCCTTGGTGAGATGGAGGCACTTCCAAACAGGGGCCATGATGTAATTGGGTAAGCCATTGGGAGCCACTCCCCGGCAGTGTGGCTTCTGCTTCTGAGGATGAAatgggagaaaaattaaagggaGAGAATTTTCTAAGCTAGAAAAAGTCCCAGAAGGCAACTTTCTTTCCTAATTTTTGCTTTCCTGGCATTAAATACCCTACAACCACTGCCCTATCAGCATCTTAAAAGATTTGAGTTTCAACCATTAAAGGGACTTCTCCACTTCTGCTCCTACTCCTCTATTAGAACTGCATGTTCTACTGTCTATTGTCTGTTCATCTTCCTTATCATCTCCAAGGCATTTGGATTCAGAGGACTcccatatacttcttaaaacctttGCTCCATGGGACAGTCACCCCCTATTCCCTCCACCtctctaatatatttttttaggctCTTCCTCCTCTGATGGAACTGGTCATTGAGGGTATTCTCTATATACATACTCTTGGAGACTCATCTCATGTTCCAGGACTTAGATTCACCTTTATGTCTAATTATAAAGTTTACATCTCAGTAAACATAAAATTGGCTCAGACCCAAGTTTTCTGTAAGTTCTAGATCTATATGATATTGGGGTAAGCCATATTAGCCTGCAGCAAAAGAAAAATCAGTAATCAGTTAACAAAGTTCTTGTCTTTCCACATATACAACTGGATACTCTTGAGGCCACTGAGTTGTACGTTTTTCAGTGGTTAAAATGTTAAGTTAAGTTTTAtcttatgtatattttaccacaattaaaaaacaaacaaaactcagcATTGTTGTTGGCTCCTACCAATTTTAGTCCTATTATCCTCTCTAGTTTGATCTCCCTTAAAATTTTATCCAGGCCCTATCCTTTAGCTGCAATATATTTATGGGAAAACCATTATTTCTGACAAGTTTGTATTCACCCTTCAAGACCCACCTCATTATCATTCTTCTATGAAACCTAAACAGTTCATCACCCTCCCACTATATGCCTAAATcattttgttcactcctggtataGCACGCACTGTCGCACTGTACTGCAAACCTTGTGAGACAGGGCTCTCATTCATGTCTATGCTTCCTAGCAGACAATATtcagttaaaaataaacaatCTTGCTTACTATACCCCTTGCCCTATAATCTTCCTAATAGCTCAAAGGACTTCCTAATAGTCCCTTTTCTTACCTGTCTTGACCAACATAATTACTATCCTTTTAGGTATCTGGCTAACCCCTTAAAAATCCTATTCTCCCATTCACTTTCTTGTCCATTCAGGTTACCCCTGAAGTGGATCCTCGTGGGTTGCTTCGGGGTGCCACAGGCTCAGGGTCAGATGAACTCTCACTTGGAGCCTCACTTTCTTCCCCCTCTTCAGCCTCAACCTGGAGCACAAAGTCTTCATCCTGTGCAGCAGTATTCTCTTCTCCACCTTGACAGATTGCCTGCTGTTGGCTCTTCTTCGGTTTGGTAGGGCTGCTCACTTTGGGGCTCTTGggacaggagactgaagcaggcagGGCAGAAGAGAGTTCTTCAGCCAGTTCCTGAAGATACAGAAGTGCCCTGTGGGATAGGGCAGAGTCAAAGCCATTCTTGTAAACACTTAACTGAGAACCCAGAAATCCAGACCTGGTTGATTCTTATCTCACTGGATCCTCCCAGTAACACTATGAGGCTCTTATTAATTTCCCTTTCCATGTTGACAGATGAAGAAACAATAACTCAGGAAAATTAAGTGACTTGGCAGAAAAAAGTCAGATAACAAATGTAGAATCTTAACTCAGATATTCCAAGCCCAAATCCAGTGCACTTTTCATCTACTACAGTCAAAGAACATTTAGGGCaaggggaaagaaaggaagggcaCATAAATAATGAAATAAGCTGGGTGGTAAACAGCAATGAAGAACTGGGTGAAGTCGGAAAAAAAATGTGATGGAGTACAAGGTACAGAAAGAAGcctcttgaattaaaaaaaaaaaaaaaaaaagaaagaaaagaaaaagaaatcagcaAAAAAAGCTGCTGTGCTGAGAGCTAAAGGATtgcccttgggctggggttgtggctcagtggtagagcgcttgcctagcacgtgcaaggccctgggttcgatcctcagcataaataaataaaataaaggtattgtgtccaaatacagctaaaaaaaaaaaaaaaggattgtccATATTCCCATATCCCCAGAGTTTAGGTACCACCCCTGCTTACCTGATACCTATTCATAGTCTTCCCATCTCTCCAACATCTGTCCCATTCCCATCCCTTCAATCACTACCCCCCTCCACCAAGCTGTTCCCCACAATCCTTACACTTGGGCAGCCCTTCGGCGGGGTCGTTCCCCAGAAGGGGTCTCAAAGTCCTCAGGGGGCCTCTTTGAAGGTGGAGACTCTGGCTGATCTAGGCCTTTTGACAACTTCAGCAGTAGCAGGTCTCCTTTGGACTTCTGACTTCTTTTCTTAGGCATGGGGGCAGATAGAGGGTTGGACTGATCTAAGAGACCAGGAACCAGAGGGGCTGATGGAAGTTTACGCTGTTGGGGCCTTTTGGGGCCTTTTCGTGTCCTACTACCTCTCTTCCGGGCAGGCTTTGAGGCCCTAGGCTTTGAGACCTTTGACATCTCTGAAGAAAGATCTGTAGAGAAGAATATGGGGGGTTTGTGAGATGGGACCAGAACTCAAACCTCTTTGGAATAGATTATACTACACTCAGATTTGTAAAATCCTGTGAGCTCAAGCTGCTTTCTTTCATCTTAAGCTAAGTATAGGGAGATGAAAAGATGAAAGGAAAAGGTACACACCTTGCTGTTCCAGTCTGGAGAGGCTCTCTGGCTCTGGAGGAAGACTCCTCTCATCAGGAGAATCCTCAAATCCAGGCAAAGAGGGAGGTAATGACATCTCTATGGAAGCCTCCACACTGGTTGTTTCTGAGGCCTTGACATCAAGCTGGTTTAGCACTTCTCGTCCAGGAGAGTCTACCACAGTCATGCTTCCCACGGGGCCGGCCTCCCCCAAGGCAACACAGCCGACCCCATAGGTATCCATCAGCACCCCCCAAAATGGCTGCACCTACATACAGAGATATGCCAATGAACAAACGGCAAAAACTGTAtagtctcagatttttctcttttcctgccCTTTATTCCCTTATCCCACAACCAGAAACCCAAGCTCCctgatcattcattcattctcattcattcaacaataaTTACTAAGCATCTTCTATGGCAGGCACTGGTTATATGACAAGACAGACAAGGTCCCTGCCCTCATGGAACTTTCATTCTGGTGAAGCAAACAATAAACAGTCTACCATTTATCAAATGTTTACTATGTGCCATACATAAGAGCTTTATatacattatttaatttaaagctCATACATTTTTTTGTAAGAACACTGCAGTGAATGCACAATTAATTAACCCCTCACCTTGAAAgccaataaaatgaaatatacatGCCCCACCAACCTCATGCCCAAATAGCAAGAAAATAATGATTATGCATCTAGGGAAGGGTAACAACTTTCTGTAACAGACTACCAAGAATAGCTGCCACTCCAGGCACAGAGATAcatacctatagtcccagctacttgggaggttgagacaggaggatcgcttcAGCCCTGGAGTTCAGGGCTGGCCTGGGCAACAGAGCAAGACCTGTGtttcataaaacaaaacaaacaaaaagtgaaaAGGATAGCAGCCAGATACTATAAAACTTCGACCAAACTGAAGGATGATGCCTAGAGCTAACATCCATTTCTGTGAATACTAGTGAAGGTACAAATTCATTTGAGAATAAATAACAGTTCTCTGGAGTCTGGTTATCAATCTTTCACTTGAAATGGAGAAGGGGGCTAGATTAGGAAACAATTAAGGAACATCCTATTATATTAAAAGACCATTTCCACATCGAAGAATGAACTAAAACtaaattttcataaatattttctttgagcCCAGAAAATCAGACATGCAACCATGGCCCAAAGTAGGCTAATAGAGGGAGGTAATGACACTGACCACCAAACCAAAAACGTGAGCAACACAGAATTTTGCAGAGGTCGTTTTTTGGCAAGAATAATTTGCTTGCCTGTGACAAAAGGAGACATATAGTTTAGCTACATATGCACCTATGGACAGTCCTAAATGATGTACCTAAATGATGAAGAATTCATCACCAGTGAAAAGtacaatatacaaaataaagtTCCTTTTTGTCTCCTTTGAATAAGATAGTTTAAACAGATTGTAAACTATAACTATGCTAACCCTCTAACTCAGGTGGTGAGGATACAAGGTAACACCATGTTCCAAAGATACTTTATAATAGTGTCAAGATACATACATACAGTGAGAATCAACTCATGTTGTAAACAGAAGCCCTGACAGAACTAACCCATTCAAAATAAGTAATTAGCAAAAAGGATCCAACTGAGACCTATGCACAGATCCTAcagaaagaattaaaaaacacacacacacacacacacacacacacacacacacacaaaggtgaAAAGTACTCTTTTGAAGAACTACTCAGGCAAACAAAACAATTTCCAACAAAAACTTCCATACTTTCAAAAAACCCACAAGACTATGGAATCCaagaaaagaaatcaaagagataaaaaaaaggaaatgtaaaAAGTAACCTGGCAACTAGgcgtggtggtgcaggcctgtaatcccagtggctcgggaggttgaggcaggaggatcatgagttcaaagccagcctcagcaacgatgaggtgctaagcaactcaatgagaccctgtctctaaataaaataaaaaacagggctgaggatgtggctcagtgctcaagtgtccctgaattcaatccccgatTCACCCCACCCCAAAAAGTGTTTCATTTGTAGAACTAAAAACAGAGTAtagcaggctggggatgtggctcaagcagtagcacgctcgcctggcaagcgtgtggcccgggttcgatcctcagcaccacatacaaacaaagatgttgtgtccgctgaaaactaaaaataaataaatattaaaattctctctaaaaaaataaaaaataaaaacagagtttagcatacaaacacacatttttaaaataaataaattatatacatataaattttaaaatatagatagatatatcttGGGTGTactagggtttgaactcaggggttctctatcactgagctacatccctgctcttttgtatttttgttttattcgGAGACAAGATCTCATTAAGTGCAGAGGCAGAatcagacttgtgatcctcctgcctcagcttcccaagttgctgggatgagGGTATCTGGCTCATAGTGTAATatattgcttccaaaatactttgccacagaaagctcaattcatatgtgtgtgtgtgtgtgtgtgtgtgtgtgtgtatgtttgctgggatttgaatccagggccttgtgcaagcaaggtaagcactctaccaactgagctatatccccaacccaggaacctcaaatttttttttttttaagatcacaCAATAAAAGACTGCAGACCATGCAAAAAAAGAACAGAAGGGGAGGGGGGCATGTTGGCAggaagaagaaacaaagatgacagaagcaaaatttttaaaaaacacatgcaTCATGATAATAAATATGTAAGTTCATCCATTGAAGAATAAAGATTCAAATTGATTTAAAAAGCCAAATAACTATATGCTTTACATGATACATCCCAAACAAAAGAAGTCAAAAAGATGAAAGTAAAacgataaaattaaaatataaaaaataaataaataaataaaatatatagggcaactgggcatggtgatgcacatctgtaatcccagagactcaggaggctgagcaagaccacaagtttgaggccagtctcagtaacttagggagaccctgtctcaaaaaaaaatcaaaaggtctaggaatatagctcagtgataaagtgccttggtttaacccccagtaccaaaataaaataaaataaaaaaatatatgtgtgagccaggtgcagtggcgcacacctgtaatcctagcagcttgggaggctgaggcaggaggatcatgagtttaaagccagcctcagcaaaagtaaggtgctaagcagctcagtgagaccctgttaattaaataaaatacagaacagggctagggatgtggctcagtggttgagtgcccctgagtttaatccctggtatctaccacacacacacacacacccaaaaatctgtgtatatatgtatacatatatgtgtgtttacATATACATTATGCAGGGCAAATGTAAGCATAGAGAAAACAGGAGTTTTGACGGTTAAATTCAatggaaaaatattaaatggaagagAAAGTGGAATACTTTATAATGAATATAAATTCAAAtcatataaaaagataaaaatgttacaaacattaaataatgtaacattcaaatatataaatcaaaatcTTCAGAAACACACTAACAGCTTCTTTTAATTATTGaccaatcaagtacataaggacagataaagatgaataaaataaCCATTGACCTTTACATTGCTAAGGTTCAATTGCAAAGAACAGAATTcttaggctggggctgtagctcagtggtagagcgctcgcctagcatgtgtgaggtactgggttcgatcctcagcaccacataaaaataaacaaataaaataaaaatattctgtccatctacaattacaaaaaataaagataaaaaataaaaaaagaacagaattcTCTCCAGTCTTTTCAAGCAGAAAAGGATTCAGTATAGTCTATCAGTGTCTTCTCAATACCTCTCCCAGTGCCACTTCTATACCAACAGTCTATTAAGTGGCTTACCTGCAGCCACAACAGCAACACCTACCCTAGATTTATTGAGTCAGAAACTCTGGATGGGGCCAGCACTTTGAGTTTTAACAAGTGCTTTAGGGGATTCTGATGCATGTGCATTTCCAAATCCCTTGCATAAGTGACCACTGGGACAGATGGGGGAAAACACTAAGAAACAGAAGTGCTTGTCAAATTGGAAAGTTGTTTTTACAGCTTTGGGTTAAAAAAACCAGACAGCCTTCCCTATGCCGTGATGGGGAGCCACCTGCTGAACCAAAGCACTTGCCACAGCTGATGGTACCACAGACAAGCTGCCTCTACAATAACGAGAAAGTGACTAAATGAAGAAGCCACTTCTGTCTCACCCAGAACCAAGCACTGCCACAATCTGCACCAGCAAAATGCATGCCTCCTTAGCCTGCCTCTCCCCCCTCTAAACTCAGGTCCAAATCCAAGCTCTCCAAGGACACATTTGTTTTGCAAATGATGAATCATATTCAGAATcttgaatgcaaaaaaaaaaaaaaaaactataggaaATACATTTCTAGGTTTCCAGGCTCTCAAGTGGAAGTTGTTCATTCTCTCAGATCCCATTTACTTCAAGGTAGAAAGTAGGATCAATGTCTTCTCAATTCCTCTCCCAGTGCCACTTCTATACCAACAGTCTTCCCTCTCCTTCGAAACTCAAAACATTCAGCTCAACCACTGTTACTCACTCCACTATCATACTCTGAACTTCATCAGTACTCCATATCTCTTAACCTTCAGAATCATCAAGATATCCCACTGGTGTGTGTGGGGTGGTCACAATCTCCCATCATTATACTAGACTACTATTACAGTATCTATTCTTCAACTCTATCAAGACACTATCCCTTATCTCTCCAGTTTCTCCCTAGGTCTGCCAGATCTAATCTAGCTTAAATCCTTTCATTTCAATCAGATTCTTATTGATATTAAGAATTTcgtttctttttgtctttttatccCATAGAATTAGAAAAATTCAAGCCCTGGATGAGCCAAATCAtcctttttttctccatttatacaCCTCAGGCATAGGGTATTGGCAACTCCACTTTCTCTCATCAGTTCCCGTATGTACTCTCCTCAATTCTGATTCCCTGGTTTTCTGCAGATGATGTTGCTTCTGATTTCTGAACAAACATCAGATGGAAAATACTTCCATGTCCTAAGTAATCTAATACTTCCTACACCTGATGTGCTCATCCCATTTGTGTTCTAGCCCTATTTTTCCACCCCCAAAGGAAACTTGAGTTAGTTTATCCTCTTCCTTTCCACTGGTTCCTTCCAAACAGTGTTTAAGGATGTTTATGACTCTCAACTTACCACACACAAAAAGCTATCTTCAAAACATATTCCTCCCAACTAATATCCCTCACCTCCctctcaaacttttttttttgggggggcagggagtacaagggatggaactcaggggcactcaactactgagccacatccccagtcctattttgtattttatttagagatagggtttcactaagttgcttagcacctcaccgttgcagaggctggctttgaacttgtgatcctcctgtctcagcctcccaagctgctgggattacaggcatgcgccaccatgcccagcttcagccgaacctttttttttttttttttttaacatattttttagttgttaatggacttttattttatttgcttatttatatgtggtgctgggaattgaatgcagtgcctcacacttacaaggcaagcactctaccactgagctacaactccagcccctagccAAACTTTTAAGTTGACTGTCCTTGGTACTTTAATTTCCTTGCTTTATCCTAAGTAGGCTGGCTATTGCCCCTAGCTCATCACTAAAGCAAAAATTGTCAATAATTATTGTATCATTCATCCAATGAACACTTCTTAGCCTCTTTAACTTGACCTCAGCAGGACTGACTACTTAACATTTCTTTCTTGAAACAGTTTCCTTccctcttctttttctcctcccccagcccttcttttctttccttttccagtcttgctgagttgccaagCTGACCACCTGGCAGCCAACTCCTAGGCTCaaacgatcttcctgcctcaatctcctgagtatATGAGGTTACTGGCATGTACCACAATGCCAGGCCACCAGTctcttttcctttgaaacaattcAAGTACAGCTACCTTCCAGATTTTTACACATTTTCCTCAATCTTTTAAAGTTGCTTCATTCACACCTGTTTGgcagcttttttgtttgtttgccaactcacctcttttgttttttcaaaatattcaatTAGGCTGATTtcctttttagaattttttttaacattttttttttagaagtaattggaaaaaaatgaaaaaaaaaaagaagtaattgaacacaatacctttattttatttatttttatgtggtgctgaggatccaacccaaggTCTCCCACGTGCTggagcgctctactgctaagccacaaccccagtccctagaaTTGTTTTTTTACAAAATTTAATTGATACAAAATACTTAT
Above is a genomic segment from Callospermophilus lateralis isolate mCalLat2 chromosome 14, mCalLat2.hap1, whole genome shotgun sequence containing:
- the Gtf3c2 gene encoding general transcription factor 3C polypeptide 2 → MDTYGVGCVALGEAGPVGSMTVVDSPGREVLNQLDVKASETTSVEASIEMSLPPSLPGFEDSPDERSLPPEPESLSRLEQQDLSSEMSKVSKPRASKPARKRGSRTRKGPKRPQQRKLPSAPLVPGLLDQSNPLSAPMPKKRSQKSKGDLLLLKLSKGLDQPESPPSKRPPEDFETPSGERPRRRAAQVALLYLQELAEELSSALPASVSCPKSPKVSSPTKPKKSQQQAICQGGEENTAAQDEDFVLQVEAEEGEESEAPSESSSDPEPVAPRSNPRGSTSGKQKPHCRGVAPNGLPNYIMAPVWKCLHLTKDLREQKHSFWEFAEWIPLAWKWHLLSELEAAPYLPQEEKSPLFSVQREGLPEDGTLYRINRFSSITAHPERWDVSFFTGGPLWALDWCPVPEGSAASQYVALFSSPDMNETHPLSQLHSGPGLLQLWGLGTLQQESCPGNRAHFVYGIACDHGCIWDLKFCPSGAWELPGTLRKAPLLPRLGLLALACSDGKVLLFSLPHPEALLAQQPPDAMKPAIYKVQCVATLQVGSMQASDPSECGQCLSLAWMPTRPHHHLAAGYYNGMVVFWNLPTNSPLQRIRLSDGSLKLYPFQCFLAHDQAVRTLQWCKANSHFLVSAGSDRKIKFWDLRRPYEPINSIKRFLSTELAWLVPYNGVTVAQDNCYASYGLCGIHYIDAGYLGFKAYFTAPRKGTVWSLSGSDWLGTIAAGDISGELIAAILPDMASNPINVKRPAERRFPIYKADLMPYQDSPEGQDHSSALSGVPNPPTARTYAETVNHHYLLFQDTDLGSFHNLLHREPMLRMQEGEGHSQLCLDRLQLEAIHKVRFSPNLDSYGWLVSGGQSGLVRIHFVRGLTSPLGHRMQLESRAHFSAMFQSSSPTKGPSFPPASHRLLSNP